From Pseudorasbora parva isolate DD20220531a chromosome 25, ASM2467924v1, whole genome shotgun sequence, one genomic window encodes:
- the cep41 gene encoding centrosomal protein of 41 kDa yields MSVKRGIGDSQYLKKRIPQNPKYQHVKTRLDTGFSLTKYMERLEEARKNYRYRKDELFKRLKVTTFAQLVLQVASVSDQNDNIKDEMPGLDDDVSIFSGSTGLDHLSDPINGSPEPTLLNPQSINNDESGDTLFSPRSTLQSVISGVGELDLDKNGQKTIRLSPVSTANTTECPFPDCPYLLLDVRDREQYDQCHIISAYSYPIATLSRIMNPYTKEVLDYKNASGKIIILYDEDERIASQAATTMCERGFENLFMLSGGLKVVAQKFPEGMTTGSIPISCVPSPMGPGGRKRSVPQQTPQAAEKKWRFTSEDLSRIQHYLEEVFIPSGPSSRLSSRMSTSSAGSSASTVRSSRQGSSIAGSDSARSRSSRPWK; encoded by the exons ATGTCGGTCAAGCGGGGGATTGGTGATTCACAG TATTTAAAGAAGAGGATTCCACAGAACCCCAAATATCAACATGTAAAAACACGACTTGATACAG GCTTCAGCCTGACAAAATACATGGAGAGACTAGAAGAGGCCAGGAAAA acTACAGATATAGGAAGGACGAGCTATTTAAAAGACTGAAAGTGACAACATTTGCTCAGCTG gtgcTCCAAGTTGCTTCGGTGTCAgatcagaacgacaatattaaaGATGAAATGCCGGGATTAGACG ATGATGTTTCAATATTCTCTGGCTCAACGGGGCTCGACCATCTCTCCGATCCGATTAATGGCTCCCCAGAGCCGACACTTCTCAACCCGCAGAGTATCAACAATGACGAATCCGGCGACACTTTGTTTTCTCCTAGATCTACACTCCAAAG TGTCATCAGTGGCGTGGGAGAACTGGATCTGGACAAGAACGGACAGAAGACCATTCGACTGTCTCCAGTGTCTACTGCCAACACCACAGAGTGCCCCTTTCCTGACTGTCCGTATCTGTTGCTGGATGTGCGGGACAGAGAGCAGTATGATCAGTGCCATATTATTAGTG cATATAGTTACCCCATTGCAACCTTATCAAGGATAATGAACCCATACACCAAAGAAGTCCTTGATTAC AAAAATGCATCGGGAAAGATCATAATTTTGTATGATGAAGATGAAAGGATAGCAAGTCAGGCGGCCACCACCATGTGCGAGAGAGGGTTCGAGAATCTCTTCATGTTGTCGGGGG gtttaaaagttgttgctcaGAAGTTCCCTGAGGGAATGACAACCGGCTCAATTCCCATCTCCTGTGTGCCTTCACCTATGGGGCCTGGAGGTCGTAAGCGATCGGTGCCACAGCAGACACCACAGGCAGCAGAAAAAAAGTGGCGGTTCACCTCAGAGGACCTCAGCAGAATCCAGCATTACCTAGAAGAGGTGTTCATACCCAGTGGGCCTAGCA GTCGTCTGAGCAGTAGAATGTCCACTAGCAGCGCTGGCTCCAGTGCATCTACAGTTCGGAGCAGTCGACAAGGCTCATCCATAGCAGGATCAGACAGCGCTCGTTCACGGAGTAGTCGACCTTGGAAATAA
- the poc1b gene encoding POC1 centriolar protein homolog B isoform X2, with amino-acid sequence MASVMEDPTLERHFKGHKDVVSCADFSPNNKQLATGSCDKNLMIWNLAPKARAFRFVGHTDVITGVHFSPTGSLVASSSRDQTVRLWTPSIKGESTVFKAHTASVRSVNFSSDGQRLVTASDDKSVKVWGVERKKFLYSLNRHTNWVRCARFSPDGRLVASCGDDRTVRLWDTSARQCINIFTDYGGSATFVDFNSSGTCIASSGADNTIKIWDIRTNKLIQHYKVHNAGVNCFSFHPSGNYLISGSCDNTMKILDLLEGRLIYTLHGHKGPVLAVTFSRDGDLFASGGADSQVLMWKTNFDSLNYRELLSRHSKRVTPDPPPHLMDIHPRSSHRHYAQNGTVEINPIVADTQSGDPQVVEVGRVLFSTAFSPGCPP; translated from the exons ATGGCGTCTGTGATG GAGGATCCAACCCTTGAGAGACATTTTAAAGGACACAAAGACGTTGTTTCCTGTGCTGACTTCAGCCCCAATAATAAACAGCTGG CTACTGGATCTTGTGACAAGAACCTTATGATCTGGAACCTCGCTCCTAAAGCAAGGGCATTTAGGTTTGTGGGTCACACAGACGTCATTACAGGTGTTCATTTTTCTCCAACCGGATCTTTGGTGGCATCGTCATCCAGAGATCAGACAGTTCGGCTTTGGACGCCCAGCAT AAAGGGTGAGTCGACTGTGTTCAAAGCTCACACAGCGAGCGTTCGAAGCGTTAATTTTTCCAGCGATGGCCAAAGGCTGGTCACGGCCTCAGATGACAAGTCTGTCAAAGTGTGGGGTGTCGAACGGAAGAAATTCCTCTACTCTCTCAATCGGCACACCAACTGGGTGCGCTGTGCGAG GTTTTCACCAGATGGTCGTCTTGTTGCTTCCTGTGGCGATGACAGGACGGTTCGCCTCTGGGATACATCCGCACGTCAGTGCATAAACATTTTCACAGACTATGGCGG GTCAGCGACATTTGTGGACTTCAATTCCAGTGGCACATGCATTGCATCATCAGGAGCGGACAACACAATAAAAATATGGGATATTCGTACAAATAAGTTAATACAACATTACAAAG TTCATAACGCAGGGGTCAACTGCTTTTCCTTCCATCCATCTGGAAACTATCTGATCAGTGGTTCGTGTGACAATACAATGAAGATCTTGGACCTGCTGGAGGGGAGGCTCATCTACACCCTTCACGGCCACAAG GGTCCAGTGCTGGCTGTGACATTTTCTCGAGACGGAGATCTGTTTGCTTCAGGCGGTGCTGACTCTCAG GTTCTGATGTGGAAGACCAACTTTGATTCACTAAACTACAGAGAGCTGTTGAGCCGGCATAGCAAACGAGTCACTCCAGATCCCCCTCCACACCTGATGGACATTCACCCTCGATCGTCTCACCGACACTATGCTCAGAATGGCACAGTAGAG ATTAACCCCATTGTTGCTGATACTCAGTCTGGTGACCCTCAGGTGGTTGAAGTAGGACGTGTTCTTTTCTCCACAGCG